One genomic region from Jiangella sp. DSM 45060 encodes:
- a CDS encoding response regulator transcription factor, which produces MRVVLAEDSLLLREGLVRLLGEAGADVVDAVGDGETLVRSVQEHRPDVAIVDVRMPPTFTDEGLRAALSARSAVPGTGVLVLSQYVEESYAGDLLADGAGGVGYLLKDRVSALADLSDALERVASGGTVLDPEVVAQLFARRRRDPLQTLTAREREVLALMAEGRTNVAIARLLVVTQGAVEKHISSILTKLDLPPSDDDHRRVLAVLAWLRAEH; this is translated from the coding sequence GTGCGCGTCGTACTTGCCGAGGACTCCCTGCTGCTGCGTGAAGGTCTCGTCCGTCTGCTGGGCGAGGCCGGAGCCGACGTCGTCGACGCCGTCGGCGACGGCGAGACGCTGGTGCGGTCGGTGCAGGAGCACCGGCCCGACGTCGCGATCGTCGACGTCCGCATGCCGCCGACGTTCACCGACGAAGGGCTGCGGGCGGCGCTGTCGGCCAGGTCGGCGGTGCCCGGGACCGGCGTGCTGGTGCTGTCGCAGTACGTCGAGGAGTCGTACGCCGGCGACCTGCTGGCCGACGGCGCCGGCGGCGTCGGCTACCTGCTGAAGGATCGCGTGTCGGCGCTGGCCGACCTCTCCGACGCGCTGGAGCGGGTGGCGTCCGGCGGGACCGTGCTGGACCCGGAGGTCGTGGCGCAGCTGTTCGCACGACGCCGTCGCGACCCGCTGCAGACGCTGACGGCACGCGAACGCGAGGTGCTTGCGCTGATGGCGGAGGGCCGGACGAACGTCGCGATCGCGCGGCTGCTGGTCGTCACGCAGGGCGCGGTCGAGAAGCACATCTCGTCGATCCTCACCAAGCTCGACCTCCCCCCGTCCGACGACGATCATCGGCGGGTGCTGGCCGTGCTGGCCTGGCTGCGGGCCGAGCACTGA
- a CDS encoding S8 family serine peptidase, whose protein sequence is MQRRAVWTRRRTAAVIAAAGLMVASAPAGGAAEPGGGAAEPGGGVAEPGADVEPKTYVVQMALDPVATYDGGVGGLEATRAEPGEDVDPEAPEVVEYAGHLQEQQLDALDEVGAEPLYHFVFAFDGFAAELTQDQAAELAARPDVVAVTEDTKREIDTSSTPSFLGLDDDGGLWEQLGGPVGSLREPGAGEDVVIGIIDTGIWPDAKSFTDRDERGRRTYVSRPFGFRGACVPAADGSWAANDCNAKLLSARHYNAGWGGDEGVAEQLPWEFVSPRDYNGHGTHTASTAGGNHGVATTGAAAAFGPISGIAPRARIAAYKALWSTEDGSTAGGYDSDLVAAVDQAVADGVDVINYSVSGTSTDFLDPVEVAFLNAADAGVFVAASAGNDGPTGGTVAHPSPWVTTVAAGTHDRATSGAATLGDGTRLTGASVAATQAGPAPLVDAAAAGLAGADPTAVAQCWSAGDNGGAAVLDPAVVTGKIVVCDRGVTPRVSKSKAVAEAGGIGMILVNTGAESLNTDFHSVPTVHVEDTVRDALKAYAATEGATATVHAAAFGETPAPRVADFSSRGPLTAGAGDLLKPDVVAPGQDILAAVAPPGHNGMDFDLSSGTSMSAPHVAGLAALLADRHPDWSPMMIKSALMTTGFDVLDSDGADPATMFAQGAGHVAPTRAADPGLVYDSDADHWLAFLCGATRGVEEEICASLESAGFSLEPSDFNGASIAIGRVSNSETVTRTVTNVGSSDATYRASVEGLDGIDVTVTPSSLTLAPGESASFTVTFDVVSPALNAYLGGRLTWTDGTHDVRSPIVLRAGGEDWEARYDGPASAFGAAVDEGQEALLSPSGDRLYVAGNGLPALPGTLRPDYVTAAYDPETGDELWANRFDGPVQGADELGGFGVSPSGDTVYVTGSSSGEGGDSDVVTIAYDGATGEQLWLARYDGPAAAGDSGGGLTVSPSGDTVYVAGTAATSVDDEGTHLDYVTLAYDAATGAQQWATLYDGPAAGTDDARAIAVSPAGDAVVVTGQSRGVGTGLTDWGTVAYDAATGAQRWDVLHNGSDNGIDVAGTLVVAGSTVVVSGSHDGGATSTDWATTGYSLSTGDELWQQTYDGGPGDTDVPRKVVVTPSGDTVVVTGNSWGSGTGSDYATVAYAVASGEQQWAARHDGTASALDIAWDVALTPDGAYAVVTGQSDTAGTGPDYLTIAYSVASGEQVWTGQYDAAGSPDVAAGVAVDTAPDGGRRVFVTGGSSISLGLVTSNVDMATIAYLDPWE, encoded by the coding sequence ATGCAGCGACGGGCAGTGTGGACGAGACGGCGCACGGCGGCGGTGATCGCGGCGGCCGGGCTGATGGTGGCGTCGGCGCCCGCCGGCGGTGCGGCCGAACCCGGCGGCGGTGCGGCCGAACCCGGCGGCGGTGTCGCCGAACCCGGCGCAGACGTTGAGCCGAAGACGTACGTCGTCCAGATGGCGCTGGACCCGGTCGCGACCTACGACGGCGGAGTCGGCGGTCTCGAGGCGACCCGCGCCGAGCCCGGCGAGGACGTCGACCCGGAGGCGCCGGAGGTCGTCGAGTACGCCGGGCACCTGCAGGAGCAGCAGCTCGACGCGCTGGACGAGGTCGGCGCCGAGCCGCTCTACCACTTCGTCTTCGCCTTCGACGGGTTCGCGGCCGAGCTGACGCAGGACCAGGCGGCCGAGCTGGCGGCACGGCCGGACGTCGTCGCCGTCACCGAGGACACCAAGCGCGAGATCGACACGTCGTCGACGCCGTCCTTCCTCGGCTTGGACGACGACGGCGGGCTGTGGGAGCAGCTCGGTGGGCCGGTCGGGTCGCTGCGTGAGCCCGGGGCCGGCGAGGACGTCGTCATCGGCATCATCGACACCGGCATCTGGCCGGACGCGAAGAGCTTCACCGACCGCGACGAGCGGGGCCGGCGCACCTACGTGTCGCGGCCGTTCGGCTTCCGCGGTGCCTGCGTGCCCGCCGCCGACGGCTCGTGGGCGGCGAACGACTGCAACGCGAAGCTGCTCTCCGCCCGTCACTACAACGCGGGCTGGGGCGGCGACGAGGGCGTCGCCGAGCAGCTGCCCTGGGAGTTCGTGTCGCCGCGCGACTACAACGGGCACGGCACGCACACCGCGTCGACCGCCGGCGGCAACCACGGCGTCGCGACGACCGGCGCGGCCGCGGCGTTCGGGCCGATCAGCGGCATCGCGCCGCGCGCCCGCATCGCCGCCTACAAGGCGCTGTGGTCGACCGAGGACGGGTCGACGGCGGGCGGCTACGACTCCGACCTGGTGGCCGCGGTCGACCAGGCGGTGGCCGACGGCGTCGATGTCATCAACTACTCCGTGTCGGGCACCAGCACCGACTTCCTCGACCCGGTCGAGGTGGCGTTCCTCAACGCGGCCGACGCGGGCGTGTTCGTCGCCGCGTCCGCCGGGAACGACGGGCCCACCGGCGGCACCGTCGCGCACCCGAGCCCGTGGGTGACCACGGTCGCGGCCGGGACGCACGACCGCGCGACGTCCGGCGCGGCGACCCTGGGCGACGGGACGCGGCTGACCGGCGCGTCCGTCGCGGCGACGCAGGCCGGCCCCGCGCCGCTGGTCGACGCGGCCGCCGCCGGGCTGGCCGGCGCCGACCCGACGGCCGTCGCGCAGTGCTGGTCGGCCGGGGACAACGGCGGCGCCGCCGTGCTCGACCCGGCCGTCGTCACCGGCAAGATCGTGGTCTGCGACCGCGGCGTCACCCCGCGCGTCAGCAAGAGCAAGGCCGTCGCGGAGGCCGGCGGCATCGGGATGATCCTGGTCAACACCGGCGCGGAGTCGCTGAACACCGACTTCCACTCGGTGCCGACGGTGCACGTCGAGGACACCGTCCGCGACGCGCTGAAGGCGTACGCCGCGACGGAGGGCGCGACGGCGACCGTCCACGCCGCCGCGTTCGGTGAGACCCCGGCACCGCGCGTCGCCGACTTCTCCTCGCGCGGCCCGCTGACGGCCGGCGCCGGCGACCTGCTCAAGCCCGACGTCGTCGCGCCGGGTCAGGACATCCTGGCCGCCGTCGCGCCGCCGGGGCACAACGGCATGGACTTCGACCTGTCCAGCGGCACGTCGATGTCCGCACCGCACGTCGCCGGCCTGGCCGCGCTGCTGGCCGACCGGCACCCGGACTGGTCGCCGATGATGATCAAGTCCGCGCTGATGACGACCGGTTTCGACGTGCTGGACAGCGACGGCGCCGACCCCGCGACGATGTTCGCGCAGGGCGCCGGGCACGTCGCGCCGACCCGCGCGGCCGACCCCGGCCTGGTCTACGACAGCGACGCCGACCACTGGCTCGCGTTCCTGTGCGGCGCCACCCGCGGCGTCGAGGAGGAGATCTGCGCCTCCCTGGAGTCCGCGGGCTTCTCGCTGGAGCCGAGCGACTTCAACGGCGCGTCCATCGCGATCGGGCGGGTCTCGAACAGCGAGACCGTGACCCGGACGGTGACGAACGTCGGGTCGTCGGACGCGACCTACCGCGCGTCCGTCGAGGGCCTGGACGGCATCGACGTCACCGTCACGCCCAGCTCGCTGACGCTGGCGCCGGGCGAGAGCGCGTCGTTCACCGTCACCTTCGACGTCGTGTCGCCGGCGCTGAACGCGTACCTCGGCGGGCGGCTGACCTGGACCGACGGCACCCACGACGTCCGGTCGCCGATCGTCCTGCGGGCCGGCGGCGAGGACTGGGAGGCGCGGTACGACGGTCCGGCCAGCGCGTTCGGGGCCGCGGTGGACGAGGGGCAGGAGGCGCTGCTGTCGCCGTCCGGTGACCGTCTGTACGTGGCCGGGAACGGCCTGCCGGCCCTGCCGGGGACGCTGCGGCCGGACTACGTGACCGCCGCGTACGACCCGGAGACCGGCGACGAGCTGTGGGCGAACCGCTTCGACGGTCCCGTGCAGGGCGCCGACGAGCTGGGCGGCTTCGGCGTCAGCCCGTCCGGCGACACCGTGTACGTCACGGGGAGCTCGTCCGGCGAGGGCGGCGACAGCGACGTCGTCACGATCGCGTACGACGGCGCCACCGGCGAGCAGCTGTGGCTGGCGCGCTACGACGGGCCCGCCGCGGCCGGCGACAGCGGCGGCGGCCTGACCGTGAGCCCGTCCGGCGACACCGTCTACGTCGCCGGCACGGCCGCCACCTCCGTCGACGACGAGGGCACGCACCTCGACTACGTGACGCTCGCCTACGACGCGGCGACCGGCGCGCAGCAGTGGGCGACGCTCTACGACGGGCCGGCCGCCGGCACCGACGACGCACGCGCCATCGCCGTCAGCCCGGCCGGTGACGCCGTCGTCGTGACCGGTCAGAGCCGCGGCGTCGGGACCGGCCTGACCGACTGGGGCACCGTGGCGTACGACGCCGCGACCGGCGCGCAGCGGTGGGACGTGCTGCACAACGGGTCCGACAACGGCATCGACGTGGCCGGCACCCTGGTCGTCGCCGGCTCCACGGTGGTCGTGTCCGGGTCGCACGACGGCGGCGCGACCAGCACCGACTGGGCGACGACCGGGTACTCGCTGTCGACGGGTGACGAGCTGTGGCAGCAGACCTACGACGGCGGCCCCGGCGACACGGACGTCCCGCGCAAGGTCGTCGTCACGCCCTCCGGTGACACCGTCGTCGTGACGGGCAACTCGTGGGGGAGCGGGACGGGCAGCGACTACGCCACCGTCGCCTACGCCGTCGCGTCCGGGGAGCAGCAGTGGGCCGCACGGCACGACGGAACCGCCAGCGCACTGGACATCGCGTGGGACGTCGCGTTGACGCCGGACGGTGCGTACGCGGTGGTCACGGGGCAGAGCGACACGGCCGGGACCGGGCCCGACTACCTGACGATCGCCTACTCCGTTGCGTCGGGTGAGCAGGTCTGGACCGGCCAGTACGACGCGGCCGGCTCTCCCGACGTCGCCGCCGGCGTGGCCGTCGACACCGCCCCCGACGGTGGCCGCCGGGTGTTCGTCACCGGCGGCAGCTCCATCTCCCTCGGCCTCGTCACCAGCAACGTCGACATGGCGACCATCGCCTACCTCGACCCGTGGGAGTGA
- a CDS encoding ATP-dependent DNA helicase RecQ, translating to MDLKDEAEALLRRLVGNDTAEFRDGQWDAVRDLVEHRRRVLVVQRTGWGKSAVYFVATGLQRARGSGPTVIVSPLLALMRDQVAAAARAGVRAVTINSANADEWGEVAKQLADDAVDVLLVSPERLNNPRFREEQLPTLASGSGLIVVDEAHCISDWGHDFRPDYRRIRDLLGTLPAGTPVLATTATANARVVADVAEQLGAGGAEVTTIRGSLARESLRLGVLSLDDAEHRLAWLSAHLGELPGSGIVYTLTVSAAEDTAALLREAGHHVIAYTGRTDPADRVEAERALLNNEVKALVATSALGMGFDKPDLGFVVHLGAPSSPVAYYQQVGRAGRATERADVLLLPAAEDRSIWQYFATVSMPRQDQAASVIRTLSATGDAMSTAALETVVDVRRTRLELLLKVLDVDGAVQRVRGGWQATGQDWIYDAERYERVAASRDAEARSMLAYQRGEQCRMAFLQAALDDPSAAPCGRCDVCAGPWYTDEVPADARAAARTTLARAGVLLEPRLQWPSGMGRLGVDVKGKIGPDERLEPGRVVARLTDLGWGQRLRSLLDADDAPAPEPLLAACVDVLREWRWDRRPDAVITVPSRRHPQLIGSVGRYLASVGRLTDLGELEATGAGPAEGTEPGGNSAFRLASVWDSWRVGPAARESLAALGPDPVVLLLDDVADSRWTITVAGREVRHAGAAQVLPFALASVG from the coding sequence ATGGATCTGAAGGACGAAGCAGAAGCGCTGCTGCGGCGGCTGGTCGGCAACGACACGGCCGAGTTCCGCGACGGCCAGTGGGACGCCGTACGCGACCTGGTGGAACACCGGCGTCGCGTGCTGGTCGTGCAGCGCACCGGCTGGGGCAAGTCGGCGGTCTACTTCGTCGCGACCGGTCTGCAGCGGGCACGTGGCTCCGGCCCGACCGTCATCGTGTCGCCGCTGCTGGCGCTCATGCGCGACCAGGTCGCCGCCGCGGCACGGGCCGGGGTGCGCGCCGTCACCATCAACTCTGCCAACGCCGACGAATGGGGTGAGGTCGCCAAACAGCTCGCCGACGACGCCGTCGACGTCCTACTGGTCAGTCCCGAGCGGCTGAACAACCCTCGCTTCCGCGAGGAACAACTGCCCACGCTGGCCTCCGGGTCGGGGCTCATCGTGGTCGACGAAGCACACTGCATCTCCGACTGGGGTCACGACTTCCGCCCCGACTACCGCCGCATCCGCGACCTCCTCGGCACGCTCCCGGCCGGCACCCCGGTGCTGGCGACGACGGCCACGGCGAACGCCCGCGTCGTGGCCGACGTCGCCGAGCAGCTGGGCGCCGGGGGAGCCGAGGTCACCACCATCCGCGGCTCGCTGGCGCGCGAGAGCCTGCGCCTGGGTGTGCTCTCGCTCGACGACGCCGAGCACAGGCTGGCCTGGCTGTCCGCGCACCTCGGCGAGCTGCCCGGCAGCGGCATCGTCTACACGCTGACGGTGTCCGCGGCGGAGGACACCGCGGCGCTGCTGCGCGAGGCCGGCCACCACGTCATCGCCTACACCGGCCGCACCGATCCCGCCGACCGCGTCGAGGCCGAGCGCGCGCTGCTGAACAACGAGGTCAAGGCCCTGGTCGCCACGAGCGCGCTGGGCATGGGGTTCGACAAACCCGACCTCGGCTTCGTCGTGCACCTGGGTGCGCCGTCCTCGCCGGTGGCGTACTACCAGCAGGTCGGCCGCGCGGGCCGGGCCACGGAGCGCGCCGACGTGCTGCTGCTCCCGGCGGCCGAAGACCGATCCATCTGGCAGTACTTCGCCACCGTCTCGATGCCGCGGCAGGACCAAGCGGCATCGGTCATCCGCACGCTGTCGGCCACCGGCGACGCCATGTCCACGGCGGCGCTCGAGACCGTGGTCGACGTCCGGCGGACGCGGCTGGAGCTGCTGCTCAAGGTGCTCGACGTCGACGGCGCGGTGCAGCGGGTCCGCGGCGGCTGGCAGGCGACCGGACAGGACTGGATCTACGACGCCGAGCGGTACGAGCGGGTGGCCGCCTCCCGCGACGCCGAGGCGCGGTCGATGCTCGCCTACCAGCGCGGCGAACAGTGCCGCATGGCGTTCCTGCAGGCCGCGCTCGACGATCCGAGCGCCGCGCCGTGCGGGCGCTGCGACGTCTGCGCCGGGCCCTGGTACACCGACGAGGTCCCGGCCGACGCCCGGGCGGCGGCGCGCACCACCCTGGCGCGGGCCGGCGTGCTGCTCGAGCCGCGGCTCCAATGGCCGTCCGGCATGGGCCGGCTGGGCGTCGACGTCAAGGGCAAGATCGGCCCCGACGAGCGACTCGAACCCGGCCGCGTGGTCGCCCGGCTCACCGACCTCGGCTGGGGCCAGCGGCTGCGCTCTCTGCTCGACGCCGACGACGCCCCGGCGCCCGAGCCGCTGCTGGCGGCCTGCGTCGACGTCCTGCGCGAGTGGCGCTGGGACCGTCGCCCCGATGCCGTCATCACGGTGCCGTCGCGGCGGCATCCGCAGCTGATCGGTTCGGTCGGCCGCTACCTGGCGTCGGTCGGCCGGCTGACGGACCTCGGCGAGCTGGAGGCGACCGGCGCCGGTCCCGCCGAGGGCACCGAGCCGGGCGGCAACAGCGCCTTCCGGCTCGCGTCCGTCTGGGATTCCTGGCGCGTCGGCCCAGCCGCCCGCGAGTCGCTGGCCGCCCTCGGCCCCGACCCGGTGGTCCTCCTCCTCGACGACGTCGCCGATTCCCGCTGGACCATCACCGTCGCCGGAAGGGAGGTACGCCACGCCGGAGCAGCACAGGTACTGCCGTTCGCCCTGGCCAGCGTCGGCTGA